Within the Pseudobythopirellula maris genome, the region TCGTCGCGTTCGAACGGCACGTAGTGGCTCTCGGGCACGACGCGCTGCGGCGGCGGGGGCGTGTCGACCGCGACGGCTCGCTGCTCGGCCCGGTCCCAGGTGTAGCCGCTTGGCTTGTGGGATCTCGTGTCATGGGCGAAAGCCTCCCTCGGCGACGGCCTCCCGACCGCCGCGCCGCTTCAAGAGCCATGCCCCCACGACCAGCCCCACGCCGACGGGCCCGCTCACGCCGAGGCCCGTGTAGAGCCAGCGGCTGGCGGCCGCGCGGCCAAGGCCTTCGGCGGCGCCCTTCGCGTGGTCCCACCGGCTGGGCGGGGCGGCTTGCCCGTCGTGCAGGATCGCTTCCAGCCGACTTTCGATCTCACACTGGCGGCCTTGGACCGATCCGACGGTTTGCTGATGGAGTGCCTCGAGCCGCGTGTTGAGTTCTTCGCTCGTGACAAAGTGTTTGTGAGAGGTCTTACCGGCCGCTACCGAGCGGCGGAGTTCTTCCAAGCTCCGGTCGAGGCTCGCCCACTTCGGGCCACACTCGCACGCGGTTAGCGGCGTCGGGGCGGTGCTCGGCTTGGCTACAACCGCCCGTTTTTCCTCCTCGGCGCCAAGCACCCGCTGCATCAACCGTTTGATCGGCTCGCCGGTGGTGAAGTACGTGGCGCCGCTACGCTCGCCCCAGACGACGCCGACCAGCCGCCCCGCGGCGTCGAGCACCGGGCCGCCGCTGTCGCCCTGCCGCACAGCGCCGCGGAGCAGCAGGCTCGGGTAGCCGGCGCCGGCGGGGGTCGCTTGGCCGACGACCGGGCCCCGCACACAGGCGTATCGCCCCGTGGGACCGTATCCGCAGGCGGTGAGCACGCCTCCTTGCGAGCCATGGTTCACAACGAACGGCGTGGCCCTCGTCTCGCTTGTCCGCAGCAGCGCGAGGTCGTGCGCCCGGTCCCGGGCCACGACGACCGCGGCCAAGCGTCCGATGGCGGCCGACTCGACGCTCGTCCGCCCCGGGCCGTCGTCGAACAGGTGGGCGCAGGTCAGCACGTAGCCCGCACCGCCTTGGTGGGCCACCAGGGCGCCGCTGCCGAGCGAACGGCCTTCACCTGTCTCGTGGACGATCCGCACAACGTTCGCCGGCGCCGGAGTGGCGTTCTCGACCGGCGGCCTCGACGGTCGTGGCGCCACGGGACACCAGCCACCAACGCACTGCGATCGGGCGTTGGAGCCCATCAGCGCGAGGCAGAGAAGCATCGCCGATATTTGCTTGCTGTGATTCATAAGGATGTATGCCTCACTCCCCCGTCAATGTGAACTGGTACTCGTAGAACGGGCTCCGCGCGAGGTCGGCCGGTTCGGTGAGCCGGTCGGCCAAGTACGGCGCCGGATCGACGCCGCCGGCGATGCGGTCGGCCATCGCACACGCTTGGCTGCAGAACGGCGGCCGACGGTCGACGGCGTCGTCCTCCACCTCGGGCCGAACCAACAGACGCACGAAGGGCAGGTGCAGCAGCGCGGCGGCGGCCACCGCGCGGTAGCCGTAGTCGCAACCCGCCAGGCGCCGCATGTAACGCGTCGATTGCATGCGGTCGTACTCGCTCCAACGGCCCGACGGGTTGGTGCGGAACACGTCGATCCGTCCCGGGCAGCAGCGGACTTGGCTCGCGAGCGTGACGGCCCGTCCGCCGTGCCACTCGCGCACCTCGAGGCAGAACGGCGTGTCGCCCCACCAGGCGACCTTGGCGGCGTGCGAGTGCTCACCCCGCCCGGCGACGGCGATCAACCCGCGGCGGCGGAACAGCAGCAGGTCGCCGTCGTACAGCCGCCGCCGGGCGTCGTCGAGCGTGATCAGCGTTCGCAGATGGGGGGGCATAGCGATCCCGTGAAAGTTGGCGCACAAAAAAAGAGCCCGGCGCGATCGCTCCTTGCGGAGCGTGCGTCGGGCTCTTTGGGGACGCCGCCGAGCCGCGTTGGCTCAGGGCTCCTCTCGGACGCCGATGATTGATTTGACGTGCGTTACTTTACCGCGCGTGGTGGCTCAATTTCCACAAAGAAGTCGCCACAGATTTTTGCCGATGGAGACGAACCCCTTCTAGTTGATTGAGCCGGCTAGCTCAAACAATAGACATCCGCGTCCCTATGCGCCTATCGGCGGCTGCTGTCCCCGGCGCCAGCCATGCGGCCGGGGGTGGCGCTCTCGGCGGCGTAGAATTCGGCCCACACGGGCAGATGGTCGGAGACGAGCTTCACCTGGTCGCGCGTGAGATTGAACATCCGCTGCAGGTCCAACACGCCCGAACGGCCGGTGAACTCGGTCGTCGCGATCCGCTGGATCAGCAGGTTGTCGTGCAGCTTGTTGCCGGCGGTGTTGGTCGAGCGGTCGCGGATAAGCGGGTAGATGCTCGGGATCCGCGAGAGCCCCGCCAGGTCGCTCGGTTC harbors:
- a CDS encoding S1 family peptidase → MLLCLALMGSNARSQCVGGWCPVAPRPSRPPVENATPAPANVVRIVHETGEGRSLGSGALVAHQGGAGYVLTCAHLFDDGPGRTSVESAAIGRLAAVVVARDRAHDLALLRTSETRATPFVVNHGSQGGVLTACGYGPTGRYACVRGPVVGQATPAGAGYPSLLLRGAVRQGDSGGPVLDAAGRLVGVVWGERSGATYFTTGEPIKRLMQRVLGAEEEKRAVVAKPSTAPTPLTACECGPKWASLDRSLEELRRSVAAGKTSHKHFVTSEELNTRLEALHQQTVGSVQGRQCEIESRLEAILHDGQAAPPSRWDHAKGAAEGLGRAAASRWLYTGLGVSGPVGVGLVVGAWLLKRRGGREAVAEGGFRP